TCCATGGGCTGCAATGTACCTCTGCTGGTAGCATGATCCTGCAGATGGGGTGTAGGGAGCCAACAGGCTGCAGTGTGCCCCTCTGCTGATACGGCCTACACACAGTGCCTGACAAGTGAATGCGGTTCATGGACTCCGCTGTGTGGACTGTGACGTGTCCCCTCCACTGGCAATACAGTTTGACCTTGCTGGGAGCCACATGCCTTTCCTAAACCACAGCAGAGATTAAATGGCTGTCAGTGGTGGTTGTGTGTGGTGTGTGTTCATGGGGGTGCGCTCACTGATACTGGTTTATGGCTTGCTGTGGTTTTATGTTAATCTGAGAGATTAACTCTCTGTGCTGTCACACCTACATCTTTGGAGAGTTTTAGGAGTGTTGGTTTCCACACTGTATCATTGCCCTTGTTTGTCCCTCTTCGGGGCTTGCCCTGAAAGGAAGTCTTGGCATTGGCAGCCTGGAAGAAAGAAGTCTGGGCTCGTGGCAGCTTGTGTCCTGGTCAGTGTGTGACATCACCTGGAGGTGCTGCTCAAAACACTTCTGTGTGCAGAAGAACCTGTCCTGTCCAGGGCTTGCCAGGAACTTTGCACAAACCCATGCCACATGGGCCTTTGTGGCTGGGAGTGGTACACTTCTGAGCACTGAGTGGCACTACTTGTGTTTTACATGTATCTAAGCATCATTTGCACATAAGAGTATTTGCTTGTTTAAGTACTGCAGTGTTGTAAGAACTAAAGGTTCTGTCTTagagctgctgcctttcctCAGGTGAAAGCTTCACCTGTGCTATGCTGGGACTACATGAAGTTAGTGAAGCTTCATGGTGCTGAACTCTGAGTGTCCAAAGACTTCATCTGCGTTACTTTGCACTGGATTTGCTGGGCCTGGCTGGCAGCAGTCTGCAGGAGCCAAGCCCTCGCCTGTCGCCACACTGCTCCTGGGTTATGTATTCTCCCAACGCAAAAATGTTAAAAGCAAATGCCCTGTGTTCTCCAGTTGTGGAGTTCTGTGGTGCGGAACTGAGCCTGCGGCAGTAGCGTGATGGGGACTATAATGTCTGATGGTAGAGGGTATGTGCTGTCCAGGAGAGCTTTCTGCCTTCTCTGGAAGCATTGTAGCACTTCCAGCTGCAGACTGTGGAGACTGCTGTGTGTTTGGAGCAAATTCAGCCCAGGGACAGAGAGAGGTTTCCAGGATTCTCTCTGGTTGTCAGAGCATTGGTTACAGAGCGAAAGTCTCCAGAGTTGCAGCTCTGTGTCAGATGCAGGTGCATTTTCATGGTATAAACCAAGTCACTTGAAGGACCAGGGGCAGCTTCTCTGGCTAAGTTTGGCAGGAAATGTTCTTTTCCAGGCTGGATTGATCTTTCCTGAATCTGGGTAGTGCTGAAGCCTGGGGCTGTTCCTGCAGGCAGAGTCTGAACTAGCTTCCTGGCAGAGAGAGGCTCTGGTATGGTACAGCGTGGAGCAGGAGGTGCAGGCTAGGTGGTGTACTGCCTGAATCGTTCTGCCCCATAAAGCTGGGGCAGAGAAGAGCTGCTCCAGTAAGCCAGCTGCTCTCTGTCTGATGCTTGGGTCTGAAGTTGGGAGGTGAAGTACCAAGTCACCATGAGTGAGCTAATCTACGTGACTTTGGGCAGTTCATATTACTGGTTCTTCATTTCCCCATAAGTTCTCTTGAACATTAAAGATACCCAGCCATAAACTGGTGACAAAATGACGTATCTTTCTTTTGGGGGGCTTGGGTGGTAAATATTGCTTGTACTGGCTGGAAAATTGGAGGGCATTGTTCTAGCTGGTGTTCCACATGGTGTGTGCAGCAGGCagagggtgggggggggggggtcttgTTTCCCTGAGGTCATGCTGGGAGGGGTGGGTATGCTGCCTGCAGTCAGTGGCGAATGGGTAGGACGGCCTCCCTAAGCCACTGTGGGCTTCAATCCTGCCCACTGTAGCCCTGTTCTGTGCTGCCTCTGACACAGTACTTGCTGTGTACGTGTGATGTACCCTCTGGAGAggatccagaggagggccacagaaatgatcCAAAGGCTGAACATGTGTGAGGAAAGCCTGAGAGAATGGGATTTGTTCAGCCTTGGGAGAGAAAAGGTCAGGGGAGACCTTGTCATCGtcttccagtatttaaagggtggctacaacgaagatggagactccctttttacaagggaaatgatgaggggtgatgggcacaggtTACCCCTGGGCAGATTCTGACTAGACACAAGAGGATGatttttcacaatgaaaacAACCAGCTGTTGGCATAAGCTcaccagggaagtggtgactccAGAGTTGGACGCTTACTTAAGATTGGGCTGGACAGCacgctgggacatctagtctaggctGTGcattgcctagaaaggttggacagatgatccttgaggtcccttccaacctgggattctctTGATTCTTTCCCCTCCGTCTGGAGAAGCTGGGCTGCTCTTTGGAAGGGAAGGGGTTAAGCTGGGCTCCTGGCAGGTCTCTGTGGGTGCCAGTGAGCTGCAGGCTGTGTGAGCAGGGTCCTGAGCAGCACTGGGGGGGCAGCTCCCCCCACACTTTCGACAGCATCCCCTGCAGGGACTTCTGTTAATGGAGTTAATGGTTAATAGAGATTTCTCTGTTAACCGCGGGTGCTGCCACAGCAGGGGCCCAGCCCGGGGGTGCCCAGCCCGGGGCTGCCCACCCCGGGGGCTGTGGCTCAAAGGGTCTCCTGCAGCAGGCCGTGCTGGGACACCCCTTCTCCCCCAGGAGGCCTGTTCCCCCTGCGCTGGAGCCTGCTGCCAGGCCCATCGAGGGGCTGCCGAGGCCAGGTCCCTGCTTGCCCTGCCCGGCCCTGGCTGTGcactggggctgagctgcccgCAGGCTGCGGCCGGGGCCGTGCAGAAATGAATGCAGGTGCACGCTTGAAGACAACTCTTCCTGCTCCTCGCCGGGGTGAGAGGGGCACGCTGACTCCTCGAGGTGGCCCTGCGGGACAGGCAGCACTTGGTGCAGGCAGGAGAGCCACTGTACAAGCAAGGAGGGGCACAGGGgtcaccctgtgctgctgccagctcctgcctgttACTCAGTGCTGCTGTCTGCGACTTGCAGAGCTTTGTCCACAGCCCAGGCCCTGCTGAAGGGACTGTTGCTGCCATATGTGAGGTGCTGACTGCACACTGTAGGGGTGAAGAGGCAGATGCCCAATGCTGCCAGGTTCCCCAGAGGCACTGGGTGCACTGGTGCTGCACCTACACTCACTGCCAGGACCACTGCTCTGGGGCAGTACATGCTCCAAGCTGGATAAGGACCCACACCAGGGTTGGAGAAACTCTTTTCTAAGCAATCTACATTACAGTGCCAAGCTGCAGGGTGGGCAGGCACGtgggaaataggaaaaaaatgctacAACCAGATGGGCTGAAAGCATGAGAAGGATGTGAAACCAAATGAGAAGCTAGAAACAGCATAAGGGACACTGCAGGGCTCTGATGGGCTGAGCCAAGCGCAGGTCCAGCACCTGGGGGCTGCCCAGGCTGGAGGATCCTGCTGGATTCTCAGTCCCCTGCAAGCCTGGCCAAGTGTCCCCCTGGAACCActtcctccctgcctgtcccaTCCCTCTGTTCAGAGCCAGACCAGAGGAACACAGAGCATGGAAAAGAGCCTTTATTTAGAAAGCGCATGGTGCCCAGTGCTCCTGGgtcctcctccctgctgcctcccaccTGACTGAGCCCACTGACATCCCCACAAACCACCAGCCCCCACCTCCTGTCACTGCTCCTCTTGCTGTGGATGCAGAGACCTCCCCCAGGCAGCTCCCGAGTGCAGAACCCCCAGCCCAGCCGCAGCAcctgccccatcccaccccccGCCAACCACTTCCATGCTTCTGTGAGCACCCACCCTGTGCGTGTCCAAGAGGCTCCGCAGCCCCTCAGAACTGACAGGGGCatcccccatccctgccccgCTACCGGTGCGGAagctcctgcttctgctcttgCTGTCTGCAGGAGGGCTGAGGGCTGAGCAGGGGGATGTGTCCGACGAGGTGCAGGGGCGAACCAAGGCTGGGGGTTTTGGAGCAGGGAGATGCCGGCTGGTGTCCCAGGGCTGGGAGATGGTGTCTGGGAGGTGCAGTTGGCATGGCAAAGGGTACAACGGCCTCCGAGGGGATGAGAAAGGTGGGCACAAAGCCATAGGAGAGGTTGAAGGCTTTGGGGACTACTCCATTCTGCAATGGGGCTAGGCGGGCTGGTGCTAGGCTAGGTAGGGCCCCTCGGCACCCTGTGGGGCCCGCAGGGTCCCTGCCCCCCCagtccttctgcagcagctcctgcagtttCTCCAGCTGCGTCCGGCAGATATGGGAGCGTGTGCGACTCTGGCAGAAGGACTCCAGGAAAGAATCAAGGGGCAGGTCGTGGGTCAGGAACTGCTCTACCTGTGCCTGTGGGACACCAAGCCAAGAGAGCTGTGGGGCCACAGAAGGAGCCCAGATGACTGAGCACCCCCAGGCTCTGGGCTCTTCTTCAGGGCCTGGCATGTGGGAGGGCACAAAGAGCAACCAGGGCCCAGAtgaggaagaggcagcagcacagcggTCTTGCCTGACTCACCTCTGACTCTGCCTCCGAGGCATCGAGCTTGGCTTGGAGCTTGCCCAGGGCACTCTGTGGGCTCCAGTTCTCCAGGTACGCCTCTGTGTCAGAAAGGGATGGGGCTGCCAATAAACCTTTCACCAGGACATCCCTATTTCTGGGGCTGAGGTCTTTCCCATCCCCAAGCAtcagctccctccctccctgaaCTGAAACACCCCCAAACACATCCCTGGAGCCACCTGCATCCCACCATGGCATCCATCCCATTGCAAGCAGCATCACCCGCCACTGCTCCCAGATGGGCTGTTTCCCTGGAGCCACCTGCATCCCACCATGGCATCCATCCCACTGCAAGCAGCATCACCCCCCACTGCTCCCAAATGGGCTGTTTCCCTGGAGCAGGTTTGAGGATGCTGAGCCCACCTGGACAGGATGCTCTGCCTTGTCCCATCAACTGCGCTCTACTCACCCAGGCGCTGCTGCTTGTCCCAACAGGCCTCTCGtatctcctgcagctcctggtaCTTGATGGCCAGGGCAGCCTTCCCGTCCTCCAGCTGCGGGCGCAGGGACAGGTTCACTTTGGCCTGGGTGCAGTTTGAAGCCAAACACATCTCCCGCTCCAACTGCAGACTCTGGAACTGTGGGCATGGGAGTAGGGGCTGTGTGTGAGCATAGGGAGAAACGGGCAGGACCAGCGAGAGCTGCAGCCTGTGTCTGGGGGGACGCACGGCACCAGGCAGCTTGCCATGAATGGGGCAAACCTCATGGCTGGCTACCAAGGATGGTAGGAGAGGGCCGCGCACCGCCCCGGCTGTGCACCACCTTCATCCCGGGCAAGGGCAGGAGTGGAGCTGGGCTGCGCTTTGCCAGGATTTCCTATTTTATTCCCTTTGCTTTtgcccaggaaaagcagctggcaCGGGGCTGAGGAGGATCCCAGAgccctgaccctgctcccgctGCGGGCACCTAGGGCACAGCGAGGGGCCAGGGCCTCCCCCGCACCTGGGCAGCGGCTCTGCCGGCCCGGGGCTGCCCGCCCGGCGATGGCCGCCGAACCCCCCGAGGCAGCCGCCGCCCGGGACGCCCAAGCTGGGGTTTCCCCGCATGGCAGCCGGGCGGACTCCAGGGACCGGGGGGGAGCAGCGATCcccggggcgcggcggcggccgcccgGGTCCGCAGCGCCCGGTGCCCGGGCTGCGGGCGGCTCCCCCCCGGGCACTGGGAGCGCCCCACGGCAGCGGGGCACGGGGTGGGTCGTGTGTtgcccccctcccacccccgcCGCGCTCCCCCGGCCTCCTCCCCCCGTTACCTTCCTGCTGAGGCGGGCGGCGCGCTGCAGCCGGGGCTCGTCCTGCAGCAGGGCGCGGAGCTGCGCGGTGCTGAGCGCGCCGAGGCGGCGCGGGGAACCGGGCGGCACCGGGGGCTGGGACATGGGCCGGGACATGGgccggggacccccccccccccaccgccaCCGGACCACCCCCCGTTACCGGGAGCCAGGCGCGCCCCGCGTCCGCCGCGCGCCGCCGGTCTTAAAGGAGCCGTAGCTGAGACCAAGGTGTTGCGGTTCCGCACCGCGCCGCCCCCGGCTGGGGAGTGAGGGAACTGGCCCCGCACCGCCGTGTGTGCGCAGAACTGTCACAGAGCCACCACGGACACGTACAGCCCCGGGCAGggttgggctgaagggaccttaaagctcctccagccccaaccctgccacgggcagggaccccttccactggagcaggttggtccaagcccctgtgtccaacctggccttgagcactgccagggatggggcagccacagcttctctgggcaccctgtgccagcgcctcagcaccctcacagggaagagcttctgcctaagagctcatctcagtcccccctcgggcaggttcaagccattccccttggcctgtccctacaggcccttgtcccaagcccctctccaggtttcctgcagcccctttaggcactggagctgctctcaggtctccccttcaggagccttctcttctccaggctgccccagcccagctctctcagcctggctccagagcagagctgctccagccctcgcagtatctccgtggcctcctctggcctctttccaacagctccacatccctcttgtgctgctgccccagagctggatcagggctgcagggggagaCTCCCCCGAACAGAGTAGAGTGGAAGTATCCTGCACTTCACCCAGCTCTGTGCATcctctgcctgcacacagctgTGTGCATCCTGCATTGCACCACACTATGTGCATCTCTCGCTGGACAATGCAGCATCCTGCACTGCACTGTGTGTGCCCTGTGCTGCACCACACTGTGTGCATCCCACTTGTCACTTAAGTGCCGTCACCCCTTACACTGCATTTGAGCATCCTGCGGACATCCTGACACTGCTGTGCCCAACTGCTCAGGAGCCATGAGATGCCAGCTCTGGGCAGGTCCCCTTCATCCCCTGGGAGATGGGAAATGTGGGAGATGCCGCCCCACTCATGATGGGGAGCTGCTTGCAGCAGAATACTGAGGTCCCTAAATGTTTGTAGGGATTCAGAGACCTTAAAAGATACACTCAAGGAGCAGAAACTTGACTGAAGGCTCAGCTCTGTTACAGGGCACCTCTGCTGCAAACTCACCTTGTATTTTTGCCCATCTAAATTGGTCTTGGAAACTGGGGTATGATGAACCTATTCCTGTAGTGATCTCTTCCCTCTGTAGTGCCTCCAAATACCTAACCtacttcttttctgctttatctATGTTCACTGCTTCTTGGTCACAGCAGACAGATCTACTGATGACTTTGAAGTCATGTTTCTGCAGGATCAAGGCATGACTGTGCAAACAGGCAGCAAGGAACCAATCCTGACAGATGCAGCCTCATGGCAGGAGTGGAACCTTGGTACCAGGACACTGGCACAGCTCTTGCCCCTGGACTGTGACTGTGGTAATGACGGTAATGAGAGTTCTCTGCCATGCCACGTACATTGTGAATCCTGCTGTGCAGATCACAGGTGATTTAGATCAGGGTAACTAGATTTAACTTTCTTACATCCATTCTTGTGAGAATCACtcaaggcttttttcccctccataaGCTCCAAGACTTCAGTCCTAGCACCTGGCTTGAGTCCTAGCACCCTTGGGTCTCAGTGGGAGCACACTGGAGATACAGGACAGATGTTCATTAATGGCGAGTGAGCTCAAGGAAGCACATTTATTGGGATGCTTTACCAGAGGATGCAGAGAGGCACAGAGCGTATGGAAAATCATGGCATGTAGCTTGTTTTGCTTGCTGTGAGTTATGGAGGCAGCTAAGAAACTCTGATGAAAAGTCACTCCAGGGCTGAGTGTCTTCCTCCCGCAGGGAAGGTACGTGTGGAATCCACACATTTCACAAGTAATCATTTATTCTTGATTATGAACGTACTAACAAGGAATCATTGACAAGCACAGGGGAAAATagctgagcagagggggagcCTGCACTCAGAGAGGGCAATTGGAAAGGGACATTTCACTACAACCCCACT
The Lathamus discolor isolate bLatDis1 chromosome 14, bLatDis1.hap1, whole genome shotgun sequence genome window above contains:
- the VPS37D gene encoding vacuolar protein sorting-associated protein 37D isoform X2, which translates into the protein MCLASNCTQAKVNLSLRPQLEDGKAALAIKYQELQEIREACWDKQQRLEAYLENWSPQSALGKLQAKLDASEAESEAQVEQFLTHDLPLDSFLESFCQSRTRSHICRTQLEKLQELLQKDWGGRDPAGPTGCRGALPSLAPARLAPLQNGVVPKAFNLSYGFVPTFLIPSEAVVPFAMPTAPPRHHLPALGHQPASPCSKTPSLGSPLHLVGHIPLLSPQPSCRQQEQKQELPHR
- the VPS37D gene encoding vacuolar protein sorting-associated protein 37D isoform X1 → MSRPMSQPPVPPGSPRRLGALSTAQLRALLQDEPRLQRAARLSRKFQSLQLEREMCLASNCTQAKVNLSLRPQLEDGKAALAIKYQELQEIREACWDKQQRLEAYLENWSPQSALGKLQAKLDASEAESEAQVEQFLTHDLPLDSFLESFCQSRTRSHICRTQLEKLQELLQKDWGGRDPAGPTGCRGALPSLAPARLAPLQNGVVPKAFNLSYGFVPTFLIPSEAVVPFAMPTAPPRHHLPALGHQPASPCSKTPSLGSPLHLVGHIPLLSPQPSCRQQEQKQELPHR